One segment of Candidatus Hydrogenedentota bacterium DNA contains the following:
- a CDS encoding SUMF1/EgtB/PvdO family nonheme iron enzyme: MKKSAWLSPIPAFVVCVFLAGGCAHMAGTASPETVMLPGNVPLEMVWIPPGTFMMGQYANEQDAYPNKETPQHRVTLSHGLWMGKYEVTKEQWQAVMGTAPWSGREYVTGEPKTPAVCVTWDDAQSFAAKVSSLSGRTFRLPTEAEWEWACRAGTATRFYWGDDPAYDDIDRQAWWRGTAMITEDQHARPVGLKPPNPWGLYDMSGNASEWCHDWHSYYGDEPAIDPAGPALADHRVIRGGSWLTIGGHCRSARRNHDIPSASLVDTGFRVVAGPPIEARRGAPEFTDVFASGMDGVNTYRIPAMLLAPDGSVLAFCEARKESIADASPTDMVLRRSVDGGRTWLPMQVLVHGEGNEALMNPCAVVDRPANTIILWCISAHKVRPDHHRHLLLTSTDNGQTWSGPFDAGQLATTYDDRFVPGPGAGIQTKTGRLVIPGYVGETREEVEEEYFSCVVYSDDHGKHWTFGARVPEYSDESQVVELTDGTLMLNVRGNMGKGCRGVALSNNEGQTWSRFYWDQALNECPCQASIIRCSAPGNSGKDLLLFANPDNRGETYGAVERTRMTVRLSYDEGKTWPVKRLIHGGPSSYSTMVRLPDGDIGLLFEGGEKHRREWVRFVRFSLDWLTSGTRPQP, from the coding sequence ATGAAGAAGAGCGCGTGGCTGTCCCCTATCCCGGCGTTTGTTGTTTGCGTCTTTCTGGCGGGCGGGTGCGCCCACATGGCAGGAACCGCCTCACCGGAAACGGTGATGCTTCCCGGCAACGTACCTCTGGAAATGGTGTGGATCCCGCCAGGAACCTTCATGATGGGCCAGTACGCGAACGAACAGGACGCGTACCCCAACAAGGAGACTCCGCAACACCGGGTCACGTTGTCTCACGGTCTTTGGATGGGAAAGTACGAGGTCACGAAGGAACAGTGGCAAGCCGTCATGGGCACCGCGCCGTGGTCGGGCAGAGAATACGTGACCGGCGAGCCGAAGACTCCTGCGGTTTGCGTCACGTGGGACGACGCGCAGTCGTTTGCCGCGAAGGTGAGCAGCCTGTCGGGGCGAACATTCCGGTTGCCGACGGAAGCGGAGTGGGAGTGGGCATGCCGGGCGGGCACGGCGACACGGTTTTACTGGGGCGATGATCCGGCCTATGACGACATCGATCGCCAGGCCTGGTGGCGGGGGACCGCAATGATTACGGAGGACCAGCATGCCCGGCCCGTAGGCTTGAAACCTCCGAATCCGTGGGGCCTCTACGACATGAGCGGAAACGCCTCGGAATGGTGCCACGACTGGCATTCGTACTACGGGGACGAGCCGGCGATTGACCCGGCAGGGCCCGCGCTGGCCGACCACCGCGTAATTCGGGGCGGGAGTTGGCTCACGATCGGCGGCCACTGCCGGTCCGCCCGCCGCAACCACGACATTCCGTCCGCCTCGCTGGTAGATACGGGTTTCCGGGTCGTGGCCGGCCCTCCCATAGAAGCGCGGCGGGGCGCGCCTGAATTCACCGACGTGTTTGCCAGCGGGATGGATGGGGTAAACACGTACCGGATTCCGGCGATGCTCCTTGCGCCCGACGGTTCGGTGCTGGCTTTCTGCGAAGCCCGCAAGGAATCCATCGCCGACGCCAGCCCGACGGATATGGTGCTGCGGCGGAGCGTTGATGGGGGCCGGACGTGGCTGCCCATGCAGGTTCTGGTGCACGGCGAGGGGAACGAGGCGCTGATGAATCCCTGCGCCGTCGTCGACCGTCCTGCCAACACCATCATTCTCTGGTGCATCAGCGCGCACAAGGTCAGGCCGGACCATCACCGGCATCTGCTGCTCACCAGTACGGACAACGGACAGACCTGGTCCGGACCCTTCGATGCGGGGCAACTCGCCACCACCTATGACGACCGTTTTGTGCCGGGCCCGGGCGCAGGCATTCAGACGAAGACCGGCCGCCTTGTCATCCCCGGCTACGTGGGTGAAACCCGGGAAGAAGTCGAGGAGGAATACTTTTCCTGCGTGGTCTACAGCGACGACCATGGAAAGCACTGGACGTTCGGCGCGAGAGTGCCCGAATACTCGGACGAGAGCCAGGTGGTCGAACTGACGGACGGGACATTGATGCTCAACGTGCGCGGGAATATGGGGAAGGGTTGCCGGGGTGTCGCCCTGAGCAACAACGAAGGCCAGACGTGGTCGAGGTTCTACTGGGACCAGGCCTTGAACGAATGTCCGTGCCAGGCAAGCATCATCCGCTGCAGCGCGCCCGGGAACAGCGGCAAAGACCTGCTGTTGTTTGCGAATCCGGACAACAGGGGTGAAACATACGGCGCCGTCGAGCGGACGAGGATGACGGTCCGGCTGAGCTACGACGAGGGAAAGACCTGGCCCGTGAAACGACTGATCCACGGCGGGCCGTCGTCCTATTCCACGATGGTGCGGCTTCCGGATGGCGATATTGGACTCTTGTTCGAGGGGGGCGAGAAACACCGGCGCGAGTGGGTCCGTTTCGTGCGGTTCTCGCTCGATTGGCTTACGAGTGGAACCCGTCCTCAACCTTAG
- a CDS encoding alpha-L-arabinofuranosidase C-terminal domain-containing protein, with product MASVEKVRILGERLFERAIDIKQGGQFIEPLCNLIPSMLAQQVANDSFEEEPPYRVAYKQELDKPYRPWYPDGAVHAAQFALDAENAFNGRQCQRIGVPQERCRAGVSQDGFFIAEGVNYALRLHMRGEGNVRVWASLHGNGGYAAGPADLGRASASWAPAELVLKAARTVENATLTIECEGPGTLWLDRAYLIEEGAVLGLWRQDVVDALKALNPGVIRWGGSTTEGYEWTDCIGPWDRRAPFTTCWGGLEPNFVGMEEFVQLCQYIGAEPLLCLRWSGKKPEDAAAQVEYFNGSAETRWGRIRAQNGHPGPYNVKYWQIGNEVGGADYDAAVLAFAQAMKSVCPNVNVLSAFFTENTLAKGAGYIDYLCPHHYGCGDLAGKANDFQHMRDLIARDAGGRDVRIAVTEWNTTAGDWGLGRATLQTLSNALMCSRYHNLMHRNADLCEIAVRSNLVDSFGSGIIQTGPGWYYVAPTYYAQQLYQRAAGSQPLRLERESTLPWTEQQPDLSATLSPDDKTLRIFAVNTSTDPHPVLFELPGAGESATATVLKDQQNALCAEVINTRDAPARIKPAAYPLETRGTTFEFAFEPLSLTLLEVTMSP from the coding sequence GTGGCCAGTGTGGAGAAGGTGCGGATTCTCGGCGAGCGCCTGTTTGAACGGGCCATCGACATCAAACAAGGCGGCCAGTTCATCGAACCGTTGTGCAACCTGATCCCGTCAATGCTGGCGCAACAGGTTGCCAATGACAGCTTCGAGGAAGAGCCCCCCTATAGGGTTGCCTACAAACAGGAACTGGATAAACCGTACCGGCCTTGGTATCCCGATGGCGCGGTGCACGCCGCCCAGTTCGCTCTCGATGCCGAGAACGCATTCAACGGCAGGCAGTGTCAGAGAATTGGTGTTCCTCAGGAGCGGTGCCGGGCCGGTGTTTCGCAGGACGGATTCTTTATCGCGGAAGGCGTCAATTACGCGCTGCGCCTGCATATGCGCGGCGAGGGAAACGTGCGGGTATGGGCGTCGCTGCACGGAAACGGCGGATATGCGGCCGGACCGGCGGACCTGGGCCGTGCCAGCGCGTCATGGGCGCCCGCTGAGCTGGTGCTCAAGGCCGCGCGAACCGTGGAAAACGCCACGCTCACGATCGAATGCGAGGGGCCGGGCACCCTCTGGCTGGACCGCGCATACCTGATCGAGGAAGGCGCCGTGCTGGGCCTGTGGCGCCAGGACGTCGTTGATGCGCTGAAAGCCCTGAATCCAGGCGTGATTCGCTGGGGCGGCAGCACGACGGAAGGCTACGAATGGACCGATTGCATCGGGCCGTGGGACAGGCGGGCGCCTTTCACGACATGCTGGGGCGGGCTCGAGCCAAACTTCGTCGGCATGGAAGAGTTCGTGCAACTCTGCCAGTACATCGGCGCGGAGCCCTTGCTGTGCTTGCGGTGGTCGGGAAAGAAGCCCGAGGACGCCGCCGCGCAGGTCGAGTATTTCAACGGCTCCGCCGAGACGCGTTGGGGCCGTATACGCGCGCAGAACGGGCATCCCGGCCCCTACAACGTCAAGTATTGGCAAATCGGCAACGAAGTCGGCGGGGCGGACTACGACGCCGCGGTTCTTGCGTTTGCACAAGCGATGAAGTCCGTCTGCCCGAACGTCAACGTCTTGTCCGCATTCTTTACGGAGAACACGTTGGCCAAAGGGGCCGGGTACATTGATTATCTCTGCCCGCACCACTACGGTTGCGGCGACCTTGCTGGCAAGGCCAATGATTTTCAGCACATGCGGGACCTGATCGCGCGAGATGCCGGCGGCCGTGACGTGCGCATCGCCGTGACCGAATGGAACACGACCGCCGGCGACTGGGGTCTCGGCCGCGCCACCCTGCAAACGCTGTCCAACGCCCTGATGTGCTCGCGCTACCACAACCTTATGCACCGGAACGCCGACCTCTGCGAGATCGCGGTACGGTCCAATCTGGTTGACAGTTTCGGGTCGGGGATCATCCAAACGGGGCCGGGATGGTATTACGTCGCGCCGACCTATTACGCGCAGCAGCTCTATCAGCGCGCGGCAGGCTCGCAGCCGCTGCGGCTCGAGCGCGAGTCAACGCTGCCGTGGACCGAGCAGCAGCCGGATCTCAGCGCAACGTTGAGTCCTGACGACAAGACCTTGCGCATATTTGCCGTCAACACGTCAACCGATCCGCACCCTGTGCTTTTCGAACTTCCCGGCGCGGGGGAATCAGCCACCGCCACTGTCTTGAAGGACCAGCAAAACGCGCTCTGTGCGGAGGTAATTAACACACGCGACGCTCCAGCACGTATCAAGCCGGCTGCGTATCCTCTCGAAACACGCGGAACAACCTTCGAATTCGCCTTCGAACCGTTGAGTCTTACCTTGCTGGAGGTGACGATGAGCCCGTGA